From one Lolium rigidum isolate FL_2022 chromosome 4, APGP_CSIRO_Lrig_0.1, whole genome shotgun sequence genomic stretch:
- the LOC124647487 gene encoding ABC transporter C family member 10-like: protein MKLATGNPATVKSCRIAAGMPSVSTSEEASVFRSATRSTGQPPRPEHPLPPPRRLRDRGDGPQHQQALPVARDHAALTSHRPPPRVPKPPPGGALVDHALTHGCSGRSKTQQGRRRRAHSRTSRSGAAFLLLSSRAEPGAQILAAPFLGDAAFDRRRLRGRRGGEIEAGGAGGGGLGPGGGDAGERTGVTHPPVHDCTAQMSFLTSFECHLNALSCIYISGFWKMTNLCGRAVCSSHHVLISCTFKEIFDSSTCMNHLVAIAIATPLTLVLMLRLLIELRKSVASARQLFTLTSSLQLAAVVFNACLGSVHLVRGVWMLGSNQDASVCPPHLWLATLSQGFSLLLTAFACAIRRGFLGFTFTRLWSFSLTIYTAFICCSSVVSTVGANVVTIKACLDFLSLPGAVIFLVYTIPSTHDEEGHEENGKGLYKPLKTDPDSEVADSSEVTAFAKAGILSEMSFWWLNPFMKMGYEKPLEEKDMPLLGATDRAQNQYLMFLEKLNSNKKHSPLQSFDGTPSILWTIVSHHKRGIMVSGMFALLKVLTLSTGPLLLRAFINVSTGKGTYKHEGSMLAAIMFICKCCESLSQRQWYFRTRRLGLQVRSLLSAAIYKKQQKLSSSAKMKHSSGQIMNYVTVDAYRVGEFPYWFHQTWTTIVQLCIALVILYNAVGTAMVSSLVVVIITVLCNAPLAKLQHKFQTKLMEAQDVRLKAMAESLVHMKILKLYAWEAHFKKAIEKLREVEYKWLSAFQLSRAYNSVLFCNVFTFIATLRLVQDPIRSIPEVLGVVVQAKVAFTRIEKFLGAPELNGQVKRKYHMGTSYPVAMNSCRFSWYEDPLKPTLKNINLVVKTGEKVAICGEVGSGKSTLLAAMLGEVPKTEGTIQVSGKIAYVPQNAWIQTGTVQENILFGSCMDSPRYEETLSRCSLVKDLEMLPYGDNTQIGERGVNLSGGQKQRLQLARALYQNSDIYLLDDPFSSVDAHTATSLFDEYVMGALSDKTVILVTHQVDFLPVFDTILLMSDGVVIRSAPYQELFADCQEFKDLVNAHKDTIGLPDLSSRISPHRANEISTKVKDHNYGSGYTKSGKPSPAHQLIKKEERETGDTGVKPYMLYLCQNKGFMYASLCVISHMIFIAGQIAQNSWMAANVENPRTGTLKLITVYIVIGVCTMFFLLSRCLSVVVLGVQTSRSLFSQLLDSLFRAPMSFYDSTPLGRVLSRVSSDLSTVDLDVPFAFMFSLSASLNGYSNLGVLAVVTWQVLFVSVPMVVLAIRLQRYYLASAKELMRINGTTKSALANHLGESISGAITIRAFEEEDRFFDKNSDLVDKNAIPYFYNFAATEWLIQRLEIMSAAVLSVSAFLMVLLPPGTFSPGFVGMALSYGLSLNMSFVSSIRKQCNFANQIISVERVNQYMDIQSEAPEFIEENRPGPDWPQVGSVELIDLKIRYRKDAPLVLHGISCKFEGGDKIGIVGRTGSGKTTLIGALFRLTEPAGGEIIIDSLDITTIGLYDLRSRLGIIPQDPTLFQGTVRYNLDPLEQFSDLQIWEVLKKCQLVEAVQEKEHGLDSLVADDGSNWSMGQRQLFCLGRALLRRCRILVLDEATASIDNGTDVVLQKTIRTEFKYCTVITVAHRIPTVMDSDMVLAMSDGKVEEYDNPTKLMETEGSLFRELVEEYCAYTSNGTT from the exons ATGAAGCTCGCCACCGGGAATCCTGCCACCGTCAAGTCCTGTCGCATCGCAGCCGGAATGCCATCCGTCTCCACCTCCGAAGAAG CCTCCGTCTTCAGATCTGCCACGAGGTCGACGGGGCAACCACCCCGGCCCGAGCACCCTCTACCGCCTCCACGCCGCCTGCGCGACCGAGGAGACGGTCCTCAGCATCAGCAAGCGCTCCCCGTCGCCAGGGACCACGCCGCCCTCACCTCGCACAGGCCGCCGCCTCGGGTGCCCAAGCCCCCACCGGGAGGAGCGCTGGTCGACCACGCCCTGACCCACGGCTGCTCCGGCAGGAGCAAGACGCAGCAGGGGCGCCGACGTCGCGCCCACTCCCGCACCAGCAGATCTGGCGCGGCGTTCCTCCTCCTATCGTCGCGCGCGGAGCCGGGAGCCCAGATCCTCGCCGCCCCCTTCCTGGGCGACGCGGCCTTCGACCGGCGGCGCCtccgggggcgacgaggaggggagATCGAGGCGGggggagctggcggcggcggcctaggGCCAGGAGGAGGCGACGCGGGGGAGCGAACCG GGGTTACTCATCCACCTGTTCATGACTGCACAGCACAGATGAGTTTCCTCACAA GCTTCGAATGCCACTTGAATGCTTTGTCATGTATATATATTTCAGGTTTTTGGAAGATGACGAACTTGTGCGGGAGGGCAGTTTGCTCCAGCCACCATGTCCTAATCTCATGTACATTCAAGGAAATATTCGACTCCTCCACTTGCATGAATCATCTGGTGGCGATAGCCATTGCCACGCCGCTCACCCTCGTGCTCATGCTCCGCTTGCTCATCGAACTTCGGAAGAGTGTAGCATCTGCACGCCAGCTCTTCACGCTCACTTCATCGCTGCAGCTGGCTGCCGTGGTGTTCAATGCCTGCTTGGGTTCGGTCCATCTTGTCCGAGGAGTGTGGATGCTGGGTAGTAACCAGGATGCTTCTGTTTGCCCGCCACACTTGTGGCTTGCAACACTGTCTCAAGGTTTCAGTTTGCTCCTCACCGCCTTCGCTTGTGCCATCAGGCGTGGGTTTCTCGGATTCACGTTCACTCGGTTATGGTCGTTCTCGCTGACCATCTATACCGCATTCATCTGTTGTTCCTCGGTTGTCAGCACTGTTGGGGCAAATGTGGTCACCATTAaggcttgtttggattttctgtcCCTGCCAGGAGCAGTTATCTTTCTTGTTTACACCATTCCGagcacccatgatgaggaggggcaTGAAGAAAACGGGAAAGGTTTATACAAGCCACTGAAGACCGATCCAGACAGTGAGGTAGCCGACTCTTCAGAGGTAACCGCCTTTGCTAAAGCCGGTATCTTGAGCGAGATGTCATTCTGGTGGCTGAACCCTTTCATGAAGATGGGTTATGAGAAGCCCCTCGAGGAGAAAGACATGCCACTATTAGGCGCCACCGACCGAGCACAAAACCAGTACTTAATGTTCTTGGAGAAGCTGAATAGCAACAAGAAGCATTCGCCTTTGCAGTCATTTGATGGCACACCATCAATCTTGTGGACTATCGTTTCTCATCACAAGCGTGGGATCATGGTCTCAGGTATGTTCGCCTTGCTCAAGGTTCTCACCTTATCTACAGGCCCGTTGCTTCTCAGGGCATTCATCAACGTATCGACTGGGAAAGGAACCTATAAACATGAAGGCTCTATGCTGGCTGCCATAATGTTCATCTGCAAATGTTGCGAGTCTTTGTCGCAGAGACAGTGGTATTTCCGCACACGGAGGTTAGGACTCCAGGTGAGGTCTCTCCTCTCTGCAGCTATCTATAAGAAGCAACAGAAGTTGTCAAGCTCAGCAAAGATGAAGCACTCCTCTGGACAAATCATGAACTATGTGACCGTCGATGCATACCGAGTTGGAGAATTCCCATACTGGTTCCATCAAACATGGACAACCATTGTTCAGCTTTGCATCGCTCTGGTGATTCTTTATAATGCAGTTGGTACTGCGATGGTTTCATCCttggtcgtcgtcatcatcactgtACTTTGCAATGCTCCGTTAGCCAAACTGCAACACAAGTTTCAAACCAAGCTTATGGAAGCACAAGACGTGAGATTGAAGGCCATGGCGGAGTCGCTAGTTCACATGAAGATCCTGAAACTTTATGCATGGGAAGCTCACTTTAAGAAAGCCATTGAGAAGCTAAGGGAGGTTGAGTACAAGTGGTTGTCAGCGTTCCAGCTTAGCAGGGCTTACAATAGTGTCCTGTTCTG CAACGTATTCACATTCATCGCAACTCTACGTCTAGTGCAAGACCCCATTAGGTCGATACCGGAAGTTCTCGGAGTTGTGGTACAAGCAAAGGTTGCTTTCACTCGGATAGAAAAGTTCCTAGGTGCACCTGAGCTGAATGGACAAGTTAAGAGGAAATACCACATGGGTACCAGTTACCCGGTAGCAATGAACTCATGCAGGTTCTCATGGTATGAAGATCCATTAAAACCTACCTTGAAGAACATAAATTTGGTAGTTAAAACTGGGGAGAAGGTTGCAATTTGTGGAGAGGTAGGATCAGGAAAGTCGACTCTATTGGCTGCGATGCTTGGAGAGGTTCCCAAAACTGAAGGCACG ATTCAAGTCAGCGGGAAAATAGCATACGTGCCTCAGAATGCATGGATTCAAACAGGAACGGTGCAGGAAAATATTCTCTTTGGTTCTTGTATGGACAGCCCAAGATATGAAGAAACACTCTCGAGGTGCTCGTTGGTCAAGGACCTCGAGATGTTACCATATGGAGACAATACTCAAATTGGGGAGAGAGGAGTGAACCTTAGTGGTGGTCAGAAGCAGCGCCTTCAGCTTGCTCGTGCACTGTACCAAAACTCAGACATCTATCTCCTTGATGACCCTTTCAGTTCTGTAGATGCCCACACAGCAACAAGTCTCTTCGAT GAATATGTCATGGGTGCTCTGTCAGACAAGACAGTCATTTTGGTGACTCACCAAGTAGATTTTCTACCTGTATTCGACACCATtctg TTAATGTCAGATGGGGTGGTTATTCGATCTGCACCTTATCAAGAACTATTCGCAGATTGTCAAGAATTTAAAGACCTTGTAAATGCCCATAAAGATACCATTGGTCTTCCAGATCTTAGCAGCAGGATTTCTCCTCATAGAGCAAATGAAATATCAAcaaaggtgaaagaccataattaTGGAAGTGGATACACGAAGTCTGGGAAGCCATCACCAGCACATCAACTGATCAAGAAAGAGGAAAGAGAAACAGGAGATACAGGTGTTAAGCCTTATATGCTTTACTTGTGCCAGAACAAAGGCTTCATGTATGCTTCTCTTTGTGTTATTTCTCACATGATCTTCATAGCTGGGCAAATAGCACAGAATTCATGGATGGCGGCGAATGTCGAAAATCCTCGTACCGGTACACTGAAGTTAATTACTGTGTACATTGTTATCGGAGTTTGCACAATGTTCTTTTTGCTATCGAGATGCTTATCGGTTGTTGTTCTCGGGGTCCAGACATCAAGATCCTTATTCTCCCAGTTACTTGATTCATTGTTCCGTGCACCGATGTCCTTTTATGATTCTACTCCTCTAGGAAGGGTCCTTAGCCGG GTCTCTTCAGATTTGAGCACTGTTGACCTTGATGTTCCGTTCGCATTCATGTTTAGCCTTAGTGCGAGCTTAAATGGCTACAGCAATCTGGGGGTATTGGCTGTTGTTACATGGCAAGTTCTGTTTGTATCTGTGCCAATGGTAGTTCTGGCAATCAGGTTACAG AGGTATTACTTAGCCTCGGCTAAGGAATTGATGCGGATCAATGGCACTACGAAATCTGCTCTAGCAAATCACTTGGGTGAATCAATTTCGGGAGCTATAACCATAAGGGCATTCGAGGAAGAAGATCGTTTCTTTGATAAAAATTCTGATCTTGTTGACAAGAATGCTATCCCATACTTCTATAATTTTGCAGCAACTGAATGGCTGATTCAACGCCTTGAAATAATGAGTGCTGCGGTTCTTTCTGTTTCAGCCTTTCTCATGGTTCTTCTTCCTCCAGGAACATTTAGCCCTG GTTTTGTAGGAATGGCATTGTCGTATGGTCTCTCCCTAAATATGTCTTTTGTTTCCTCTATTCGAAAGCAGTGCAACTTTGCGAACCAAATAATATCAGTGGAACGGGTGAACCAGTACATGGACATACAAAGTGAAGCACCAGAAtttattgaagaaaacagaccgGGACCGGATTGGCCTCAAGTTGGCAGTGTGGAGCTAATAGATTTGAAG ATTAGGTACAGAAAAGATGCTCCACTTGTACTGCATGGAATCAGTTGCAAGTTTGAAGGTGGAGATAAGATTGGTATTGTTGGTCGAACGGGAAGTGGGAAGACAACTTTAATTGGTGCATTGTTTCGCCTTACCGAACCAGCAGGAGGGGAGATAATTATTGACTCTTTGGACATCACTACGATTGGCTTATATGACCTGCGTTCACGTTTGGGTATCATTCCGCAAGATCCAACACTTTTTCAGGGTACTGTAAGATATAATCTAGATCCTCTCGAGCAATTCTCAGATCTCCAAATATGGGAG GTTCTCAAGAAATGTCAACTTGTTGAAGCTGTCCAGGAGAAGGAACATGGTTTGGATTCACTTG TTGCGGACGACGGGTCGAACTGGAGCATGGGCCAAAGGCAGCTCTTCTGTTTGGGACGCGCACTTTTGAGAAGGTGTCGTATCTTAGTTCTTGATGAAGCCACGGCCTCTATAGACAATGGAACAGATGTTGTCCTTCAAAAGACTATCAGGACAGAATTCAAATATTGCACTGTTATTACAGTAGCGCACCGTATACCAACAGTTATGGACTCCGACATGGTACTTGCAATGAGTGATG GGAAAGTAGAGGAGTATGACAATCCTACAAAGCTAATGGAAACTGAAGGATCTCTCTTCCGCGAGCTGGTCGAAGAGTACTGCGCATACACATCAAACGGAACTACATAG